In Myxococcus fulvus, the following proteins share a genomic window:
- the cysI gene encoding assimilatory sulfite reductase (NADPH) hemoprotein subunit, translated as MSPQPKPLSEVEHIKANSRLLRGTLAESLADPVTGAIAPADTSLIKFHGSYQQDDRDAREERRQQKLEPDYSFMLRTRLPGGVCTASQWLVMDGLAREHANGTLRITTRQAFQLHGILKGDLKPTIARINSALIDTLAACGDVNRNVLCNPNPMDTRVHEVVYDWAVRLSEHLLPRTRAYYELWLGEEKVAGGEEEPLYGATYLPRKFKAAVAVPPENDVDLFAQDLGYIAILEDGVLKGFNVTVGGGLGATHGDASTFPRLADVIGFVVPEQMLVVAEEVLKIHRDYGDRSNRKRARLKYVLEDKGVAWFTQELERRLGFALEPARPFTFEHNGDRFGWREGHDGRWHLTLHLDSGRVADRPGAPHLTGLREIARIHSGDFRLTPNQNLIIAGIPPESRERIEALVQAHGLEGFRTASPLRRNALACVALPTCGLAMAEAERYLPTFVERVEARLKTHGLQDATILLRITGCPNGCARPYLAEIGLVGKAPGRYNLHLGGDSRGQRLNRLYRENIDETTILDTLEPLFAAYARERRPGEGFGDYVVRAGHVSAPRSPQAA; from the coding sequence ATGAGCCCTCAGCCCAAGCCCCTCTCGGAAGTGGAACACATCAAGGCGAACAGCCGTCTGTTGCGCGGCACGCTGGCGGAGAGCCTGGCCGACCCGGTGACGGGCGCCATCGCCCCCGCCGATACCAGCCTCATCAAGTTCCACGGCAGCTATCAGCAGGACGACCGGGACGCGCGGGAGGAGCGTCGGCAGCAGAAGCTGGAGCCGGACTACAGCTTCATGTTGCGCACCCGATTGCCCGGCGGTGTGTGCACGGCGTCTCAGTGGTTGGTGATGGACGGGCTCGCGCGTGAGCACGCCAACGGGACGCTGCGCATCACCACCCGGCAGGCCTTCCAGCTGCACGGCATCCTCAAGGGAGACCTCAAGCCGACCATCGCGCGCATCAACTCGGCCCTCATCGACACGCTGGCCGCCTGCGGTGACGTCAACCGCAACGTGCTGTGCAACCCCAATCCGATGGACACCCGGGTGCACGAGGTCGTCTACGACTGGGCGGTGCGGCTGTCCGAGCACCTGCTGCCCAGGACGCGTGCGTACTACGAGCTCTGGCTCGGCGAGGAGAAGGTGGCCGGAGGCGAGGAGGAGCCGCTCTATGGCGCGACGTATCTGCCCCGGAAGTTCAAGGCGGCGGTGGCGGTGCCGCCGGAGAACGACGTGGACCTCTTCGCCCAGGACCTGGGCTACATCGCCATCCTCGAGGACGGCGTCCTGAAGGGCTTCAACGTCACGGTGGGTGGCGGCCTGGGGGCCACACATGGAGATGCGAGCACGTTCCCTCGGCTCGCGGATGTCATCGGCTTCGTGGTGCCGGAGCAGATGTTGGTCGTGGCGGAGGAGGTGCTGAAGATCCACCGCGACTACGGGGACCGAAGCAATCGCAAGCGCGCGCGGCTCAAGTATGTCCTGGAGGACAAGGGCGTCGCGTGGTTCACGCAGGAGCTGGAGCGCAGGCTCGGTTTCGCGCTGGAGCCCGCGCGGCCCTTCACGTTCGAGCACAACGGAGACCGCTTCGGCTGGCGCGAGGGCCATGACGGACGCTGGCACCTGACGCTGCACCTGGACAGCGGGCGCGTGGCGGACAGACCCGGGGCCCCGCACCTCACGGGCCTGCGAGAGATTGCGCGCATCCACTCGGGTGACTTCCGGCTGACGCCGAACCAGAACCTCATCATCGCGGGCATTCCGCCGGAGTCGCGGGAGCGCATCGAGGCGCTCGTCCAGGCACATGGGCTGGAGGGCTTCCGGACGGCGAGCCCGCTGAGACGCAACGCGCTCGCGTGTGTGGCGCTGCCCACGTGTGGACTGGCGATGGCGGAGGCCGAGCGTTACCTGCCGACGTTCGTGGAGCGGGTGGAGGCGCGGTTGAAGACGCATGGCCTCCAGGACGCGACCATCCTGCTGCGCATCACGGGCTGTCCGAATGGGTGCGCGCGGCCGTATCTCGCGGAGATTGGTCTCGTGGGCAAGGCGCCGGGCCGCTACAACCTGCACCTGGGTGGAGACAGTCGAGGGCAGCGGCTCAACCGGCTGTACCGGGAGAACATCGACGAGACGACCATCCTCGACACGCTCGAGCCGCTGTTCGCCGCGTATGCGCGCGAGCGGCGGCCCGGGGAGGGCTTCGGTGACTACGTGGTGCGAGCGGGACACGTGTCCGCGCCACGAAGTCCCCAGGCCGCGTGA